A single region of the Sphingobium sp. EP60837 genome encodes:
- a CDS encoding NAD(P)/FAD-dependent oxidoreductase has translation MHAPVLDTDSKIDAAIDALNPTMALMALIQITGDRTLLNHYWNAIDSRQEELIETFVDIHAHEERPTIDPAVATEIRDRLRAAVKAEKPAVMPQIDMPMFRRMSRLLLGNDLPEMSVDVAFQHAGFTTDTRVRKAKDVPPADFKVLVVGAGMMGINAAIKLQQAGFDFTVLEALDKVGGNWLTNTYPGAAVDTPSRIYSFSFEPNASWTQFYPRGPEFLSYLDRVTDKYNLRDRIQFGTWVEGAEWDEARKIWTVKAVRNGKAETYECNVLIMAVGPNNNPNYPKVKNLDSFKGPVIHSAAWDHSVDLTGKKVVLVGTGCSGVQVATAIADNVGELIIVQRQPEHIIPNPQAHAPVGELERWAMEYIPFVAQWKRLQSLHSQMRDMHGMIMKDEEYAAKTGGFGPINDGMRMMCEGYLKSHFPDNPEMVELLTPNFPVFAKRPILDCGFYDTLKKPNVSIVRGELAEADESAVILADGTRIECDVLLLSTGYNLHFGRQFDIRGTGGKTLKDAFDPHPFSYEGMLITGFPNFVFMGAPYSYLVANHAVVSEQQVHYIVELLQWMVDDHLSSFDVSQEATQAFIDDVDTKLAKTAWVQCGSAHGYYRDKGAHGQKKVILAIPRHNSRIWHDLRSPREEDFNVTRKDGDAPVAQRDMETLTI, from the coding sequence ATGCACGCGCCTGTGCTGGACACCGATTCAAAAATTGACGCCGCCATTGATGCGCTGAATCCTACGATGGCGCTGATGGCGCTAATTCAGATCACTGGCGACCGTACGCTGCTGAACCATTATTGGAACGCCATCGACAGCCGCCAGGAAGAGCTGATCGAGACCTTTGTCGATATCCACGCGCATGAAGAGCGCCCGACGATCGATCCTGCAGTGGCGACTGAGATCCGCGACCGGCTCCGTGCGGCGGTGAAGGCGGAAAAGCCCGCCGTGATGCCGCAGATCGACATGCCGATGTTTCGCAGGATGAGCCGCCTGCTGCTGGGTAATGACCTGCCCGAAATGTCGGTGGACGTTGCCTTCCAGCATGCCGGGTTCACCACCGATACACGCGTGCGCAAGGCTAAGGACGTGCCCCCGGCCGATTTCAAAGTGCTGGTCGTGGGCGCAGGCATGATGGGCATCAACGCCGCGATCAAGCTGCAGCAGGCGGGTTTCGACTTCACGGTGCTGGAGGCGCTGGACAAGGTCGGCGGCAACTGGCTGACCAACACCTATCCGGGCGCTGCGGTCGATACGCCCAGCCGCATCTATTCCTTCTCCTTCGAACCCAATGCGTCCTGGACCCAATTCTATCCGCGCGGTCCTGAATTCCTGTCTTACCTCGACCGCGTCACCGACAAATATAATCTGCGCGACCGTATCCAGTTCGGAACCTGGGTCGAAGGCGCGGAGTGGGACGAGGCGCGCAAGATTTGGACCGTGAAGGCGGTACGGAACGGCAAGGCCGAAACCTATGAGTGCAACGTGCTCATCATGGCAGTGGGACCGAACAACAATCCCAACTATCCCAAGGTCAAGAATCTGGACTCGTTCAAGGGTCCGGTGATCCACTCCGCCGCCTGGGATCATAGCGTCGACCTCACCGGCAAGAAGGTCGTGCTGGTCGGCACCGGCTGTTCGGGCGTGCAGGTCGCGACCGCGATCGCCGACAATGTCGGGGAGCTAATTATCGTCCAGCGCCAGCCCGAACATATCATCCCCAATCCGCAGGCGCATGCGCCCGTGGGCGAACTGGAACGCTGGGCGATGGAGTATATCCCCTTCGTGGCGCAGTGGAAGCGGCTGCAGAGCCTGCACAGCCAGATGCGCGACATGCACGGCATGATCATGAAGGACGAGGAATATGCCGCCAAAACCGGCGGCTTCGGTCCGATCAACGACGGCATGCGGATGATGTGCGAGGGCTATCTGAAGAGCCATTTCCCCGACAATCCGGAGATGGTCGAGCTGCTGACGCCCAATTTCCCGGTCTTCGCCAAGCGCCCGATCCTGGACTGCGGCTTCTACGACACACTCAAGAAGCCCAATGTTTCGATCGTGCGCGGTGAATTGGCGGAAGCCGATGAGAGCGCGGTGATCCTGGCCGACGGCACGCGCATCGAATGCGACGTATTGCTGCTGTCGACCGGCTACAATCTCCATTTCGGACGCCAGTTCGACATTCGTGGAACCGGCGGCAAGACGCTGAAGGACGCGTTCGATCCGCATCCCTTCTCCTATGAAGGCATGCTGATCACGGGCTTTCCGAACTTCGTCTTCATGGGCGCGCCCTACAGCTATCTGGTCGCCAATCATGCGGTCGTCAGTGAGCAGCAGGTCCATTATATCGTCGAACTTCTGCAATGGATGGTGGACGATCATCTGTCGTCCTTCGACGTCTCGCAGGAGGCGACGCAGGCGTTCATCGACGATGTCGATACGAAGCTGGCGAAGACCGCATGGGTTCAGTGCGGCAGCGCCCATGGCTATTATCGCGACAAGGGCGCGCATGGGCAGAAGAAGGTGATCCTGGCCATCCCGCGCCATAATTCGCGCATCTGGCACGATCTGCGTAGTCCACGCGAAGAGGATTTCAACGTCACGCGCAAGGACGGGGACGCCCCGGTTGCGCAGCGCGACATGGAAACGTTGACGATTTGA
- a CDS encoding CHAT domain-containing protein — protein MVATAHRHGVGYLWPGGRLVIRREDGIGSFDRMMAAASLAQRDFHRVGGMGDQFPAIAHDRLGQPNEAAGQEFEAAVRAHFGPGRLRNALPQGTAARSLLAIPALPVPIGALVALETDAAVAQEVSLRQAPPDRPIRRVAIWPGSTMHAGFEVEALERVAAQAGWHLEIGTDGDDPEAFVRFYEQAEADLLWVIGHGEHSPYRLDESGLAISEGLVGAEALRRIPAGGGRRLLVLNVCSGAAIQVHGGTARIGFSHELTTPEQQVIAHLWPIGMYTGLAFGAKLALELARVPVADAYRSSVRGLAQPGSLCDELVALLGGDPASTIASGTNTLRSAASCHGGHPSC, from the coding sequence GTGGTGGCGACCGCCCACCGCCATGGTGTCGGCTATCTATGGCCCGGCGGTCGCCTAGTCATCCGGCGAGAGGACGGCATCGGTAGCTTCGACCGGATGATGGCAGCGGCATCGTTGGCCCAGCGCGACTTCCATCGCGTCGGCGGCATGGGCGACCAGTTCCCCGCCATCGCCCATGACCGGCTCGGCCAGCCTAACGAGGCGGCGGGCCAGGAATTCGAGGCAGCGGTCCGCGCCCATTTCGGACCGGGAAGGCTTCGCAATGCGCTCCCCCAAGGCACGGCCGCGCGCTCACTGCTCGCCATCCCCGCGCTCCCGGTCCCGATCGGCGCACTGGTCGCACTGGAGACGGACGCAGCCGTGGCGCAGGAGGTGAGCCTGCGCCAGGCGCCGCCCGACCGGCCGATCCGGCGCGTCGCCATCTGGCCCGGCTCGACGATGCACGCGGGCTTCGAGGTCGAGGCACTCGAGCGCGTCGCGGCCCAGGCCGGGTGGCACCTGGAGATCGGGACGGATGGGGATGACCCCGAGGCGTTCGTCCGCTTCTATGAGCAGGCGGAGGCAGACCTGCTGTGGGTCATCGGCCACGGCGAGCATTCGCCCTACCGGCTGGACGAGAGCGGCCTCGCGATCAGCGAGGGGCTCGTCGGCGCCGAGGCGCTGCGCCGGATCCCCGCCGGTGGCGGCCGGCGCCTACTCGTGCTCAACGTCTGCAGCGGGGCGGCGATCCAAGTCCACGGCGGCACCGCAAGGATCGGATTCTCCCACGAATTGACCACGCCCGAACAGCAGGTGATCGCCCACTTGTGGCCGATCGGCATGTACACGGGCCTTGCCTTCGGCGCGAAGCTGGCGCTCGAACTGGCCCGAGTTCCTGTGGCCGATGCCTATCGCAGCTCCGTGCGCGGGCTCGCGCAGCCGGGATCCTTGTGCGACGAGCTCGTCGCCCTGCTCGGCGGCGATCCGGCCTCCACGATCGCATCCGGCACCAACACGCTCAGATCGGCAGCATCCTGTCATGGGGGGCACCCGTCCTGCTGA